The region CATTGACTAAAAGGGTTGTGGAATAACAAAGGGGCGCGGAATTCGCGCCCCTGCGGTGGGTGATTCGATCGAAGATAATTCCCGAATTAATCGATGCTGATGCTGGTCGGGCGCTGGCTATCGCTATTCGATACGGCAGTTGTTGCCGTGCCATCGCGGAAATCCGCATAGAGCTTATCGCGCCAAGCCCAGAAGGCATCAAACTCGGGACTGTCGGAGACCCCTGGTACGCCTTCGCCTTTGATCCCCTCGGGTAGATTCAGATAGCTGCCCATTGGCACCTTGATGTACATGGTCAAACCGGCAACGGCGAAGTCGGCTAACGTCGGTTGATCGCCTAGTAGATAAGCCTGGTCGGCCAAAATTGCACTGAGGTAACGCAGGTCGTGTTTGATGGTTTCGCGCACACTGTCAGCCCCAAGGCCGACGGGGGCACCGAGATTGCCGAGCAAATTCACTGGGAGACCACTCAGCAATGACTTGACTGGCGGCGGCGTGATCGCTGGTAAAAAAGCGGTGCGGAAATTGGGGTTCTGGCTTAAGCAAGCAATCAATCCCTTCCGGGCATCCAAACCCAAAACGTCATCGGCCCACTGCTCCATAATCATGCAAAGTGCTTTTTGCTTCGGATCAGTCGGAATCACTGGCTTTTCGGGATATTTGCGATCGAGATATTCCGCGATTGCCGTGGAGTCGGCAATATAGATATCCTCATCCTTGAGGACCGGTACCTGGCGTTGTCCAGTTTTCTGAAATAGTTCCAGTTGGCCGATACCGGGAACCACTTCCACCTTTGTATAGGCTAGTCCCTTGTAATCGAGGATTAACCGCACTTTTTCAGCATAGTGCGAGGCTTCAAATTGATGTAGTTCCAGCATTGGATGCTCCAAATCGAGAGAGGGCACAAGAAAAAGACGGCAAAGCGGGTTGCGTGCCTAGCTCAATGTAACGCTAAATTCCCAATTTGCGATGTCGGATACCACACCTATGCAGTCGCCCAATTTAATAGCGAATCCGTGGATCGATCAGGGCATTAATCAGGTCGATCGCTAAACTCGCCATGGCGACGATCGCCGCAAAAAAGATCATAATTCCCTGTACCGTTGGATAATCACGTTGCGAAATCGCACTATAGAGGCGTTTGGCTAAGCCCGGCCAAGAAAAGGTCACTTCCGTCAGGATTGCCCCACCGAGTAATGCCGCTAGCGTCAGACCCAAAATCGTCACGACTGGAATCAGCGTATTTCTAAAGGCATGGTTCCACAGGATGCGTTTCTCCGAAATGCCACGCGCCCGCGCCGCTTCGACATAATCTGCTTGCAGCGTTTGTTTCAAATTGACCCGCACGATCCGCTCAAACACGCCACTAATTAAGATGCCTAAGGATAAACAGGGCAGCGCTAAATAATAGAGCGATGTGAAAAACTGATTTAGATTCCCGCTCAGCAGACTGTCGATCGTATACAGACCCGTTGGCCCATCCGGTGCGGCTAACGTGGTGGGAAAGCGGGTGCCCAGCGGAAACCAGCCCAGTCCCACAGAGAAAATCAACTGCAAGATCATGCCGAACCAAAAGAGCGGAATCGAGTAGGTGATAATCCCAAAGAAACGGCCCGCCGCATCCCATTTGGTATCGGGCCGAGAAGCCGCTAACGCACCGACGGATGTGCCCACGACGAAGGCAATCAGCAAACTGAAAATGGCTAACTCGACCGTTGCGGGGAAGTATTGTCCGATAATTTCCGTGATCTTTTCGCCCTTACTGACGATCGATTCACCCAAGTCCAAGCGCAAGACCGACAAAATATAAGTCAGATATTGCAGAAATAGCGGTTGGTCGAGTCCGAGTTCTGCTCGCAGTTCTTCCTTGGCTGCTGGTGGTGCTTTGGGGCCGAGTAATGCATCGATCGGATCACCCGGT is a window of Romeriopsis navalis LEGE 11480 DNA encoding:
- a CDS encoding glutathione S-transferase family protein; protein product: MPSLDLEHPMLELHQFEASHYAEKVRLILDYKGLAYTKVEVVPGIGQLELFQKTGQRQVPVLKDEDIYIADSTAIAEYLDRKYPEKPVIPTDPKQKALCMIMEQWADDVLGLDARKGLIACLSQNPNFRTAFLPAITPPPVKSLLSGLPVNLLGNLGAPVGLGADSVRETIKHDLRYLSAILADQAYLLGDQPTLADFAVAGLTMYIKVPMGSYLNLPEGIKGEGVPGVSDSPEFDAFWAWRDKLYADFRDGTATTAVSNSDSQRPTSISID
- a CDS encoding ABC transporter permease, whose product is SWSMSRSSSLRFYAITRLLMAPVMIWLITTLVFLLLRATPGDPIDALLGPKAPPAAKEELRAELGLDQPLFLQYLTYILSVLRLDLGESIVSKGEKITEIIGQYFPATVELAIFSLLIAFVVGTSVGALAASRPDTKWDAAGRFFGIITYSIPLFWFGMILQLIFSVGLGWFPLGTRFPTTLAAPDGPTGLYTIDSLLSGNLNQFFTSLYYLALPCLSLGILISGVFERIVRVNLKQTLQADYVEAARARGISEKRILWNHAFRNTLIPVVTILGLTLAALLGGAILTEVTFSWPGLAKRLYSAISQRDYPTVQGIMIFFAAIVAMASLAIDLINALIDPRIRY